A single genomic interval of Heliangelus exortis chromosome 11, bHelExo1.hap1, whole genome shotgun sequence harbors:
- the LOC139801261 gene encoding dmX-like protein 2: MFLNVPGRVGGVVTGTIFKGKLLRNSSLAATKHLHQVLTGAVNPGDNCYSVGSVEDVPFTAYGSGCDIVILASDFECVQIIPGASHGNIQINFVECFQQGRIAASYGNAVCIFEPLGINAHKRNLQLKCQWLKTGQFFLSSMAYNLAWGPQGNVMFVKYLFDICC; encoded by the exons ATGTTCCTGAATGTTCCCGGGAGGGTAGGAGGCGTGGTCACCGGGACCATATTTAAGggaaagttgctgcgcaat TCTTCCCTCGCTGCGACGAAGCATCTCCACCAGGTGCTCACCGGCGCCGTCAACCCCGGGGACAACTGCTACTCGGTGGGCAGCGTTGAGGACGTCCCCTTCACG GCATATGGCTCTGGTTGTGACATTGTTATTCTGGCAAGTGACTTTGAATGTGTGCAAATTATTCCTGGTGCTTCACATGGAAACATCCAGATCAATTTTGTGGAGTGCTTTCAACAAGGCAGG attgCAGCATCATATGGAAatgctgtttgcatttttgAACCACTTGGTATAAATGCTCATAAAAGAAATCTA CAGCTTAAATGTCAGTGGCTTAAAACGGGTCAATTCTTCCTCAGTTCTATGGCTTACAACCTGGCATGGGGTCCTCAAGGTAATGTGATGTTTGTGAAGTATTTGTTTGACATTTGTTGTTAG